One part of the Mariniblastus fucicola genome encodes these proteins:
- the flhB gene encoding flagellar biosynthesis protein FlhB — MADQDRDQKTEQATPQRISKAFEEGQIGYSADLIGGVMLAVGAFYFWMVGEWMFGSLGDNIRFRVTYFRPMIEDPLSIADALSSDVIKTGMVVLGLMLPLFIVALLGGALQTNFNVTFKSMTLKWEKMSVPSGFKRIFSISSVVRGAFSIGKAAIIVGILYYLGRSQFDAMEMVAFTSFKSMMFVMCKILLQASIAIAATLAVLGVADLAFQKWKQSQDLKMSIQEIKDEHKENEGDPLVKARIKRLQAEMGRNRMLADVPKASVVITNPTHFAVAVQYDGDNMDAPIVLAKGADHLAKKIIAIAKENGVPVVERKPVARFLYANTKVGNQIPFELYQAVAEIINYVSRINRKSGAA; from the coding sequence ATGGCTGATCAGGATCGCGATCAAAAAACAGAACAGGCAACGCCGCAACGCATTAGCAAGGCGTTCGAAGAAGGCCAGATCGGCTATAGCGCAGACCTAATCGGCGGCGTGATGTTGGCTGTTGGAGCTTTCTATTTCTGGATGGTCGGCGAATGGATGTTTGGCTCGCTAGGCGACAATATTCGGTTCCGCGTCACCTATTTCCGACCGATGATTGAGGATCCGCTTTCGATCGCGGACGCGCTCAGCTCCGACGTGATCAAGACGGGCATGGTCGTCCTCGGATTGATGCTGCCTCTGTTCATCGTGGCATTGCTGGGTGGCGCTTTGCAAACGAACTTCAACGTGACCTTCAAGTCGATGACGTTGAAATGGGAAAAGATGAGTGTGCCTTCGGGGTTCAAACGAATTTTTTCAATCAGCAGCGTGGTTCGAGGAGCATTCTCGATCGGAAAGGCCGCGATCATCGTCGGAATCCTGTACTACTTGGGGCGATCCCAGTTTGACGCGATGGAGATGGTAGCGTTTACGTCATTCAAAAGCATGATGTTCGTCATGTGCAAGATTTTGCTGCAGGCTTCGATTGCAATTGCGGCGACGCTTGCCGTGCTGGGCGTCGCGGACCTCGCGTTCCAGAAATGGAAACAGTCCCAGGACCTGAAGATGAGCATTCAGGAGATCAAAGACGAACACAAAGAAAACGAAGGTGACCCGCTGGTAAAAGCCAGGATCAAAAGGCTGCAGGCTGAAATGGGCCGCAACCGAATGCTGGCAGACGTCCCCAAAGCCAGCGTTGTTATCACCAACCCGACTCACTTCGCCGTTGCCGTTCAATATGACGGCGACAATATGGACGCACCGATTGTGTTGGCCAAAGGAGCGGATCATCTGGCCAAAAAAATCATTGCCATCGCCAAAGAAAACGGCGTCCCGGTTGTGGAAAGAAAACCAGTCGCCCGGTTCCTGTATGCCAACACAAAAGTCGGCAATCAGATTCCGTTCGAACTCTACCAGGCGGTCGCGGAGATCATTAACTACGTCAGTCGAATCAACCGAAAGTCCGGCGCTGCCTGA
- a CDS encoding flagellar hook capping FlgD N-terminal domain-containing protein: MPSISSQVATVDYLQLLTVQLQNQDPIDPVDQEGMISELAQFSMLEGVEDLNGSFADMLRLQEVTQGVDLVGKEVSYEDDITGEVKTGTVDELFTSQDSINLLVNGETVSIGKIVGVATSTA; encoded by the coding sequence ATGCCCAGCATCTCATCGCAAGTCGCGACCGTTGACTATTTGCAATTGTTGACCGTACAGCTTCAGAACCAGGACCCGATTGATCCCGTCGATCAGGAGGGAATGATCAGTGAACTTGCCCAGTTTTCAATGCTCGAAGGCGTCGAAGACCTTAACGGTTCGTTTGCCGACATGCTGAGGTTGCAGGAAGTCACTCAAGGCGTTGACCTGGTCGGGAAAGAAGTCAGCTATGAAGACGACATCACCGGCGAAGTCAAAACGGGTACAGTGGATGAACTGTTCACTTCGCAGGACTCGATCAATCTGTTGGTCAACGGCGAAACGGTTTCGATTGGGAAGATCGTTGGCGTAGCGACTTCTACCGCTTAG
- a CDS encoding FliI/YscN family ATPase: MINVSPGEMYQEIGRLRSAQGMIRASLKASVGELVTIKTQDGQSIDSEVIGFDGDEIQIMTFEPDNNVQRDDQVIGLGRRMKIPVGFSMLGRIVNAVGAPIDGLGELRVSDHVDVKFETPNPLDRTNIELPFVTGVRAIDGLNTMGRGQRVGLFAGSGVGKSTLLGDIARNAESDVNVVALIGERGREVRPFVEQALGKEGLKKSVLIVSTSDQSPLARVRASETAVVIASWFREQGKDVLLMLDSLTRLSNAQRELGLLLGEPPTARGYTPSVFQKMAVLLEQLGTSKKGSITGILTVLVDGDDMNEPIADAARSILDGHIVLDRKLAHKGHFPAIDILASASRLFTEVASDEHQQAAIAARQIVASFRDVEDLIQIGAYQKGAIPATDAAVAALPTVNQFLQQAVGQPSGFDETTQRLGDIAKAYLMASKQMGAA; encoded by the coding sequence ATGATCAACGTTTCGCCAGGTGAAATGTATCAGGAAATCGGACGGCTTCGAAGTGCTCAGGGCATGATCCGTGCGTCACTCAAGGCGTCTGTCGGCGAACTGGTGACGATCAAGACACAGGATGGTCAGTCGATCGATTCCGAAGTCATCGGTTTCGATGGCGACGAGATTCAGATTATGACTTTCGAGCCTGACAACAACGTCCAGCGTGACGATCAGGTCATTGGGCTTGGCCGCAGAATGAAAATTCCAGTCGGTTTTTCGATGCTGGGAAGAATTGTAAACGCAGTCGGCGCCCCCATCGATGGACTGGGAGAACTGCGAGTCAGCGATCACGTTGACGTCAAATTTGAAACACCCAATCCGCTTGATCGCACCAACATCGAGTTGCCTTTTGTGACCGGTGTCCGTGCGATCGACGGATTGAACACGATGGGCCGCGGGCAACGCGTTGGGCTGTTTGCAGGAAGCGGCGTCGGCAAAAGCACGTTGCTGGGAGACATCGCTCGCAACGCGGAATCGGACGTCAATGTCGTCGCTTTGATCGGAGAGCGCGGACGCGAAGTACGCCCGTTTGTCGAACAGGCGTTGGGAAAAGAAGGGCTAAAGAAATCAGTTCTGATCGTTTCGACTTCTGACCAATCGCCATTGGCTCGCGTGCGTGCCAGCGAAACCGCAGTCGTCATTGCCAGTTGGTTTCGCGAACAGGGAAAGGACGTCCTGTTGATGCTGGACAGCCTGACTCGCCTCTCGAACGCGCAACGCGAACTCGGATTGTTGCTGGGGGAACCGCCAACGGCCCGCGGTTACACGCCAAGCGTTTTTCAAAAGATGGCTGTCCTGTTGGAACAGCTTGGTACTTCGAAAAAAGGCTCGATCACCGGAATTCTTACGGTTCTGGTGGACGGCGACGACATGAATGAACCAATCGCTGACGCAGCCCGTTCGATTCTTGACGGTCACATCGTTCTCGATCGAAAGCTCGCTCACAAAGGTCACTTTCCAGCGATTGACATTCTTGCAAGCGCCAGTCGTCTGTTCACCGAAGTCGCCAGCGACGAACACCAGCAGGCAGCGATCGCCGCGCGACAAATCGTGGCCAGCTTTCGAGACGTCGAGGACCTGATTCAGATTGGCGCATATCAAAAAGGTGCCATCCCCGCGACAGACGCTGCGGTCGCGGCACTGCCGACAGTCAACCAGTTCCTGCAACAGGCCGTTGGCCAACCGTCAGGGTTTGACGAGACCACGCAACGACTTGGCGACATCGCCAAAGCCTATTTGATGGCGTCGAAGCAAATGGGGGCGGCGTAG
- a CDS encoding flagellar biosynthetic protein FliQ, which translates to MEFYDVVAMGQRFLEIALLLVAPVVLVSLAVGLLISIGQTVTSIQEQTLSFAPRIVAVVLLMIWLLPWYIETLKNYTQGVLTEMVSYAK; encoded by the coding sequence ATGGAATTTTATGACGTCGTTGCTATGGGGCAACGCTTCCTCGAAATCGCATTGCTGTTGGTCGCCCCCGTCGTCCTGGTCAGCCTTGCCGTCGGACTGCTAATCAGTATTGGCCAAACGGTGACCAGTATTCAGGAACAGACGCTTTCGTTTGCTCCCCGGATCGTGGCTGTTGTGCTGCTGATGATCTGGCTGTTGCCGTGGTACATCGAGACGCTGAAGAACTATACGCAAGGAGTGCTGACTGAAATGGTTAGCTATGCGAAATGA
- a CDS encoding kinetochore Spc7 family protein, which yields MKMEKARKKRFQRIESLDQKRLDASINELRQCYQTIEQRKQIRNSILLRLRESLTELENSASLELKNHTVEWADRMQSTLAQLDEHLESLDELRSQLLEKVRQQRVKVEGWTVLLEKIEAEEMASMQKEAMFEADDRVLGKLSANQRRTK from the coding sequence ATGAAGATGGAAAAAGCACGCAAGAAACGCTTTCAACGTATCGAATCACTCGACCAAAAACGACTCGACGCATCCATCAACGAGCTTCGGCAATGCTACCAAACAATCGAGCAACGTAAGCAAATTCGAAACTCGATACTGCTTCGTTTGCGCGAGTCGCTGACCGAGCTTGAGAATTCGGCTTCGTTGGAGCTAAAGAATCATACCGTTGAGTGGGCTGACAGGATGCAGTCAACGTTGGCTCAACTCGATGAACATCTTGAGTCGTTGGATGAGCTGCGGAGTCAGCTGCTCGAGAAGGTTCGCCAACAGCGAGTCAAAGTCGAGGGTTGGACCGTGCTGTTGGAGAAAATCGAAGCCGAAGAAATGGCGTCGATGCAAAAGGAAGCCATGTTTGAAGCGGACGATCGAGTCCTTGGGAAGCTGTCCGCGAATCAGAGGAGAACGAAATGA
- the sthA gene encoding Si-specific NAD(P)(+) transhydrogenase produces MHYDLVVIGTGPSGQKGAIAAAKMGKKVAIVERNRKAVGGVCLHTGTVPSKTIREAILFLTGYRQKEVYGERYSRKRHIQMDDLRKKLSEVVGRERRVILDQLERNFIDIYDGEAAFVNENEIEVANKDRSVRLTADYTLLATGSKPHRPTHIPFDGETVFDSDEILTIERIPRSMIVIGGGVIGIEYGIMFAALGVKITIVDGQDTLLGFCDSEIVDHLMFTARSLGITFRTGESVRSVKQASRNRVIVELESQKKIVGETAFFSVGRKGDTEFLNLAAAGVEVDKRERVKCNENYETSSPCVFAVGDVIGFPALASTSMEQGRQAASRIFERKKVSTGEIPYGLFTIPEIAMVGKTEQELTAEKIPFEIGVSRFEELAKSQICGGHDGLLKLLFHRESRKLLGVHCIGDTATEIIHIGQTIMAFDGTIDYLANAIFNHPTMAESYKVAAFDGLNRLCADVDDCLGTLFEDASEHDVDPVAIPATVVDTTLETTSVS; encoded by the coding sequence ATGCATTACGATTTGGTCGTCATTGGAACAGGTCCTTCAGGACAAAAAGGTGCGATTGCCGCCGCGAAAATGGGCAAAAAAGTCGCCATTGTGGAGCGCAATCGCAAAGCTGTTGGCGGCGTATGCCTGCATACCGGGACGGTCCCGTCAAAGACCATCCGCGAGGCGATTCTGTTCCTGACGGGCTATCGGCAGAAAGAAGTCTACGGCGAGCGATATAGCCGAAAGCGACACATCCAGATGGATGACCTACGGAAAAAGCTGTCGGAAGTCGTCGGGCGCGAACGCCGCGTTATCCTCGACCAACTCGAACGGAACTTCATCGACATTTACGACGGTGAAGCTGCTTTCGTCAATGAAAATGAAATCGAAGTCGCCAACAAAGACCGTAGCGTTCGCCTGACGGCTGACTACACGTTGCTGGCGACCGGATCCAAACCGCATCGCCCGACTCACATCCCTTTCGATGGCGAAACAGTTTTCGATAGCGATGAAATCCTGACCATCGAGCGAATTCCCCGCTCGATGATCGTCATCGGTGGTGGAGTGATTGGAATTGAATACGGAATCATGTTTGCGGCGCTTGGCGTGAAAATTACGATCGTCGACGGCCAGGACACGCTGCTTGGTTTCTGCGACAGTGAGATCGTGGATCATCTGATGTTCACAGCCCGGTCTCTGGGAATCACTTTCCGGACTGGTGAGAGCGTCCGTTCGGTCAAACAAGCCAGTCGCAATCGCGTCATCGTGGAACTGGAGAGTCAGAAAAAGATCGTCGGTGAAACGGCGTTTTTTAGCGTCGGGCGAAAAGGCGACACTGAGTTCCTGAACCTCGCTGCCGCCGGAGTAGAAGTCGACAAACGAGAGCGAGTCAAATGCAATGAAAACTACGAAACCTCGTCTCCGTGCGTCTTTGCTGTCGGTGATGTGATCGGTTTTCCGGCGTTGGCCAGCACTTCGATGGAGCAGGGCAGGCAAGCGGCAAGTCGCATCTTTGAGCGTAAGAAAGTTTCGACGGGTGAGATTCCTTACGGACTGTTCACGATTCCGGAAATCGCGATGGTGGGCAAAACGGAGCAAGAACTAACCGCGGAGAAAATTCCATTCGAAATCGGCGTATCAAGATTTGAAGAGTTGGCGAAATCGCAAATCTGCGGCGGCCATGACGGTCTGTTGAAACTGCTCTTTCATCGAGAGTCCCGAAAACTTCTGGGAGTCCATTGCATCGGCGATACGGCAACGGAAATCATCCACATCGGTCAGACCATCATGGCATTTGACGGCACCATCGACTACCTCGCCAACGCAATTTTCAACCATCCTACGATGGCCGAAAGCTACAAAGTGGCTGCGTTTGACGGTTTAAACCGATTGTGCGCCGACGTCGATGATTGCCTTGGCACGCTCTTTGAAGATGCCTCCGAACACGATGTTGATCCCGTCGCAATTCCAGCGACAGTAGTCGACACAACCCTGGAAACGACCTCAGTCAGTTAG
- a CDS encoding FliG C-terminal domain-containing protein, translating to MNSLPQSEMLAVLLNLVGGEAASSALSGIPEETSRQVKATLEEFKTHPPTQDEVEYVVDDFVKYFRFAMKTVDQKMAQDDSADSEEPEDETPAPKIMQLAEEDFEVEIEPEKKFLPLKETGNHIQDLTRLHPYQVAHAIRNEDALIISIVIRNLATEHAAKTLEFLPDTLRPAVFLQLAQPCTVSNEVLQRILETAVQIAKRVEKRENVVDAAEQMVTLIRSVPKHIRGPILDELQKTDEELSNKVKAQMYQFDDLSLLSDRDLQQVLGQTSTDSLASAVQGIDSDLMEKILGNMSKRARAAFEEELSFKGNVKQDEIDMGRAEVVRALTELDEAGTITLE from the coding sequence ATGAATTCACTTCCGCAATCCGAAATGCTGGCTGTGCTCCTGAATCTGGTCGGGGGAGAAGCAGCAAGTTCTGCGCTCTCAGGCATCCCTGAAGAGACTTCTAGACAGGTCAAAGCGACGCTTGAGGAGTTCAAGACTCATCCGCCGACCCAGGACGAAGTCGAATACGTGGTCGACGATTTTGTGAAGTACTTTCGGTTCGCGATGAAGACTGTGGACCAGAAAATGGCTCAGGACGATTCCGCGGACTCCGAAGAGCCAGAAGACGAAACGCCGGCTCCCAAAATCATGCAACTGGCTGAAGAAGATTTCGAAGTCGAGATCGAGCCGGAGAAAAAGTTTCTGCCGCTGAAGGAAACAGGCAATCATATTCAGGATTTGACGCGGCTACATCCGTATCAGGTGGCCCATGCGATCCGAAACGAAGACGCTCTGATCATCTCGATCGTGATCCGGAACCTGGCCACTGAGCATGCCGCGAAGACGCTCGAATTCCTGCCAGACACGCTCCGTCCGGCCGTATTCCTGCAACTTGCCCAACCTTGCACGGTTTCTAACGAAGTGTTGCAACGAATTTTGGAAACAGCTGTTCAGATCGCCAAACGGGTCGAGAAACGCGAAAACGTTGTGGACGCTGCGGAGCAAATGGTGACGCTGATTCGCTCGGTTCCGAAACACATCCGCGGCCCGATTCTGGACGAGTTACAAAAGACAGACGAAGAATTGAGCAACAAAGTTAAGGCACAGATGTATCAGTTCGATGATCTCAGCCTATTGAGCGACCGAGACCTCCAGCAGGTGCTTGGCCAGACCAGCACGGATTCTCTTGCGTCGGCAGTTCAGGGAATCGACAGCGACCTGATGGAAAAGATCCTTGGCAACATGTCGAAACGTGCTCGAGCGGCTTTCGAAGAAGAACTCAGTTTCAAAGGAAACGTCAAGCAGGATGAAATCGATATGGGACGCGCCGAAGTCGTGCGTGCCCTGACTGAGCTTGATGAAGCTGGAACGATCACACTGGAATAG
- a CDS encoding flagellar biosynthetic protein FliR, translating to MISEVQVVAFVLVLARVSAFVAFFPLFAKRQIPNTVKVGLAVGLTWFWYGMVEAKLNLNPQQVTDLNIVSSTLLMMQEVTIGVVLSIALGLFFLPAKIAGSYIGQELGLSLASISDPGSQDSSTLISRVCEAFAILIFFGINMHHFLILVIHGSFDQLFGKIDVLRLPTEELVALLNRVNDYGFLIVGPVAILFMLVTLGLAYLNKAAPTLNLFSVGMSIRSGFGIFCLLVFCPVIFGAIQAYFYRMQADVEEVLTTIASQ from the coding sequence ATGATTTCTGAAGTTCAAGTCGTTGCTTTCGTTTTGGTACTCGCCCGGGTTTCCGCTTTCGTTGCGTTCTTTCCGCTGTTTGCCAAACGTCAAATCCCAAACACTGTCAAAGTCGGCTTGGCTGTTGGGCTTACGTGGTTTTGGTACGGGATGGTGGAAGCGAAACTGAACTTGAATCCACAACAGGTGACCGACTTGAACATCGTTTCCAGTACGTTGCTGATGATGCAAGAAGTCACCATTGGAGTTGTGCTGTCGATCGCGCTTGGGCTGTTTTTTCTTCCAGCCAAAATCGCCGGATCGTACATCGGTCAGGAACTGGGGCTGTCACTGGCATCAATATCCGACCCGGGATCGCAGGATTCGTCGACGTTGATCTCAAGAGTTTGCGAAGCGTTTGCCATTCTGATTTTCTTTGGCATCAACATGCATCACTTTCTGATTTTGGTCATCCACGGATCGTTTGATCAACTGTTTGGGAAAATCGATGTTCTTCGTTTGCCGACTGAAGAACTGGTTGCCCTGTTGAACCGCGTGAATGACTACGGGTTTTTGATCGTTGGGCCGGTTGCGATTCTGTTCATGCTGGTGACGCTTGGGCTGGCGTATCTCAACAAAGCAGCACCGACGCTTAATTTGTTTTCGGTTGGCATGTCGATACGTAGCGGATTCGGTATTTTCTGCCTGCTGGTGTTTTGCCCGGTAATTTTCGGTGCAATTCAGGCCTACTTCTATCGAATGCAGGCCGATGTGGAAGAAGTCCTGACCACGATTGCGTCGCAATAG
- a CDS encoding flagellar hook protein FlgE — MSALTTGVSGLRAHQQQLDVVANNLANMNTTGFKSQMAAFADLTYNTVQSGSGANDANGGVNPQQIGSGVRVSQISRSFGQGSLETTGELLDFAIQGEGFFVLEAADGQNVYSRAGSFSLDELGNLVDPATGFQVQRTGDVGESSDENFGFQVEGTNSINVPLGAAIPGTITETVDFHGNLPTFANPPGVEVLTSAEPYATTTGPADATTLLSDLTINTTDYVVGDTVEISGTNPDGTPFTASVDAVAATMQDLVDEVNSVLIGAVAELNPNGTLEITADETGEAFASLTLQDGSGNVGETQFARTSMVVSNEGTDGDSYEVSVELFDKRGTDHRVGFEFFKQSDNSWNLVATLESNSGETFDAEVNNIFFNEDGTFSIAGETGDGDTNIELNFDTVVETQVIELSFDNMNHMATDYSLSVVQDGSPPGTLVSLAVDGTGELTGLSSSGKTFALAQLSIASFANVNGLEGLGGNFYQESVNSGAASIGTGLSGVRGQVIGNQLEGSNVDLALEFTRLIVAQRGFSANARTITVADEVLEELTSIVR, encoded by the coding sequence ATGAGCGCACTGACCACCGGAGTCTCCGGACTTCGAGCACACCAACAACAACTCGACGTGGTGGCCAATAACCTGGCCAACATGAATACGACCGGGTTTAAGTCGCAGATGGCAGCGTTTGCCGACCTGACCTACAACACGGTTCAATCCGGATCTGGAGCCAACGACGCAAACGGCGGCGTCAATCCGCAACAGATCGGATCGGGAGTCCGCGTGAGCCAGATTTCGCGAAGTTTCGGACAGGGCTCACTCGAAACCACTGGAGAACTGCTGGACTTTGCAATCCAGGGCGAAGGATTCTTTGTCCTTGAAGCAGCCGATGGGCAAAACGTTTACTCTCGAGCGGGATCATTCTCACTCGACGAACTCGGCAATCTTGTCGATCCAGCGACGGGATTCCAGGTTCAACGAACAGGAGACGTCGGGGAAAGCAGCGACGAAAACTTTGGATTCCAGGTCGAAGGAACGAATTCGATCAACGTTCCGCTGGGAGCAGCGATACCCGGAACGATTACCGAAACGGTTGACTTTCATGGAAACCTGCCGACGTTTGCCAATCCACCCGGCGTTGAAGTTTTGACTTCAGCTGAACCGTATGCCACGACGACGGGACCTGCCGACGCGACGACTCTGTTGAGTGATCTGACGATTAACACAACAGACTATGTCGTCGGGGACACCGTTGAGATTTCGGGAACCAATCCGGACGGCACACCGTTTACCGCGTCGGTGGATGCCGTCGCGGCGACGATGCAAGACCTCGTCGACGAGGTCAATTCGGTACTCATCGGCGCAGTCGCTGAACTCAACCCCAATGGCACACTGGAGATCACCGCTGACGAAACTGGCGAGGCGTTCGCAAGCCTGACGCTTCAGGACGGTTCTGGCAACGTGGGCGAGACGCAATTCGCAAGAACATCGATGGTCGTTTCCAACGAAGGAACTGACGGTGATTCCTATGAAGTCTCCGTGGAGTTGTTCGACAAACGTGGCACAGACCACCGGGTCGGTTTTGAGTTCTTCAAGCAGTCCGACAACAGTTGGAACCTGGTCGCCACTCTCGAATCCAACTCCGGCGAAACGTTCGACGCCGAAGTCAATAACATCTTCTTCAACGAAGACGGGACGTTTTCGATCGCGGGCGAGACAGGTGACGGAGACACCAACATCGAGCTCAATTTTGATACTGTCGTCGAAACCCAGGTGATTGAACTTTCGTTCGACAACATGAACCATATGGCGACCGACTATTCGCTATCTGTTGTTCAGGATGGCAGCCCTCCCGGAACCCTGGTATCACTGGCCGTTGACGGAACGGGGGAACTTACCGGGCTCTCTTCCAGCGGCAAAACATTCGCGTTGGCTCAGCTTTCGATTGCCAGTTTTGCCAACGTCAACGGACTCGAGGGATTGGGCGGCAACTTTTATCAGGAATCGGTCAACAGTGGAGCGGCCTCGATCGGCACCGGACTTTCAGGTGTCCGAGGCCAGGTGATCGGTAACCAGCTGGAAGGCTCGAACGTTGATCTCGCACTGGAATTCACCCGCTTAATCGTGGCACAGAGAGGTTTCTCTGCGAACGCAAGAACGATTACGGTCGCCGATGAAGTGCTTGAAGAGCTGACCAGTATCGTCCGATAG
- a CDS encoding flagellar hook-length control protein FliK — protein sequence MNSFPANLFVGANTTVAETESGLGEDDVAAPISFESILAELELSNGTSADAAAERGDEDGDLPPESGFFSQALQFSDLLASPGTDSELSVTGGTQGTSTDATTRVVDAETTATTDQSDESNPPENAATGETADAELLDQPEIEPSTNDEMQQNTDELGATALEEGDQQLADSSQQQTQTAAAQSTGTTEATNDSSSPQDYAAIAVAQQEARVASEDAESTSTDQGVTANAIGSDDESDANLEQNSNSERQANADAQPLNGDQSNPSLHDPGNPNTRFDARSLPEDSVDPTTSVGPSDHSAGIDLTPGTLPSGAEVGMLTDRATTINEASTIAKFAPEIRTSYAVASQASQAIQTKFASFKDEASQTISLTLHPAELGQLQITIEQTSDQMVAQITASDFNSTEMLLQEKDFLLESLSELGFGETSLDISHGGSDQEPMNDEQDTNSSPSFTATETAADTPTVVHTQTTGVNFVA from the coding sequence GTGAACAGTTTTCCTGCCAATTTATTCGTCGGTGCCAACACCACCGTTGCCGAAACCGAATCGGGTTTGGGAGAAGACGATGTTGCAGCGCCGATCTCGTTTGAGTCGATCCTGGCGGAACTGGAACTATCGAATGGAACTTCTGCAGACGCCGCGGCCGAACGCGGCGACGAGGACGGAGACCTGCCTCCCGAGTCCGGATTCTTCTCTCAAGCGCTTCAGTTTTCAGATCTGTTGGCTTCGCCTGGAACAGATTCTGAGCTCAGTGTCACCGGCGGAACTCAAGGAACGTCCACTGATGCGACAACTCGCGTTGTTGATGCTGAGACGACTGCCACTACTGACCAATCCGATGAGTCAAATCCACCAGAAAACGCGGCGACCGGGGAGACGGCTGACGCGGAATTGCTCGACCAGCCTGAGATTGAGCCTTCTACAAATGATGAAATGCAGCAAAACACGGACGAGTTAGGGGCAACAGCATTAGAAGAGGGCGACCAGCAATTGGCTGATTCGTCGCAGCAGCAAACGCAAACCGCTGCGGCTCAGTCAACGGGTACGACAGAAGCAACGAACGATTCTTCGTCACCGCAAGACTACGCAGCGATCGCCGTGGCCCAGCAGGAAGCTCGAGTCGCAAGCGAGGACGCCGAATCTACGTCAACCGACCAGGGTGTGACCGCCAATGCCATCGGATCCGATGACGAATCGGACGCAAACCTCGAACAAAATTCGAACTCCGAACGACAAGCTAACGCCGATGCCCAGCCGTTAAACGGGGATCAATCGAATCCATCCTTGCATGATCCAGGCAACCCAAACACGCGGTTCGATGCAAGGTCATTGCCAGAAGATTCTGTCGACCCCACCACGTCGGTTGGACCGTCAGACCACTCGGCCGGCATCGACTTAACGCCGGGAACTTTGCCCAGCGGTGCGGAAGTTGGCATGCTGACGGACAGAGCCACGACGATCAACGAAGCTTCAACAATTGCAAAGTTCGCTCCCGAAATCAGAACGAGTTACGCCGTTGCGTCTCAGGCTAGTCAGGCAATCCAAACCAAGTTTGCTTCGTTCAAAGACGAGGCGTCACAGACCATTTCGCTCACACTCCACCCAGCGGAACTTGGCCAACTGCAGATCACGATCGAGCAAACGTCGGATCAGATGGTCGCTCAGATCACTGCATCCGACTTTAACTCGACAGAGATGTTGCTGCAGGAGAAAGACTTTCTGTTGGAATCGCTTTCCGAGCTTGGCTTTGGCGAAACGTCGCTCGACATTTCACACGGTGGTTCGGATCAGGAACCAATGAACGACGAACAGGATACGAACTCATCACCAAGTTTCACAGCAACGGAAACCGCGGCGGATACCCCCACCGTAGTCCACACACAAACGACGGGCGTCAATTTCGTCGCCTGA